One stretch of Schlesneria sp. DSM 10557 DNA includes these proteins:
- a CDS encoding DUF4351 domain-containing protein has product MTNDSISGSQSETPESDYDGAWKELLRSHLRDSVENCFPALAELVDWSFEPQWLDKEISQIVGQSGQKNSEVDVLFKVRLKTGDEQWILCHLEIQTSYEADFAFRLDLYHSGLKWMFRQEILTLVILADLRKSWMPREHRFEMGGFLSHRQFPVCKIVERLESDWVDNVSLVAQVSRAQIAALRTTGDPESRFSAKTELVRNLYTLGYSSDRIRELFRLIDWMMRLRADLDRRFRSDLIAYEEELRMPYVTSVERLAKEEGREEGFLKGSEELLLRQLVRVCGDVPDELRQKIHRLSLEQSHQLGEALLDFHSLADLEHWLQVSGH; this is encoded by the coding sequence ATGACGAATGACTCCATTTCTGGATCGCAGAGCGAGACGCCGGAAAGTGATTATGACGGGGCGTGGAAAGAGTTACTGCGCTCGCACTTGCGAGATTCGGTCGAGAATTGTTTTCCCGCGCTGGCAGAATTGGTTGACTGGAGCTTTGAACCGCAGTGGCTGGACAAAGAAATCAGCCAGATCGTCGGTCAGTCTGGTCAAAAGAACAGTGAAGTTGATGTTCTGTTTAAAGTTCGTCTGAAAACTGGCGACGAGCAGTGGATTTTGTGTCATCTGGAGATTCAGACCTCGTACGAGGCGGATTTCGCCTTTCGGCTCGATCTTTACCATTCTGGGCTCAAGTGGATGTTTCGCCAGGAGATTTTGACGCTGGTGATTTTGGCCGATTTACGAAAAAGCTGGATGCCCCGTGAACATCGCTTTGAAATGGGTGGCTTCCTGAGCCATCGCCAGTTTCCCGTCTGCAAAATCGTGGAACGACTCGAATCAGACTGGGTGGACAATGTGTCACTGGTCGCTCAGGTTTCGAGAGCTCAAATTGCCGCCCTCAGGACGACGGGTGACCCAGAGTCGCGATTCAGTGCGAAGACGGAGTTGGTACGAAACCTCTACACGCTGGGGTACTCTTCCGATAGAATAAGAGAGCTCTTTCGGCTGATTGACTGGATGATGCGTTTGAGAGCTGATTTGGACCGCCGATTCCGCTCAGATTTGATCGCTTATGAAGAGGAGTTACGTATGCCGTACGTGACCTCGGTAGAACGATTAGCAAAAGAAGAAGGACGAGAAGAAGGTTTCCTCAAAGGAAGCGAGGAACTGCTTTTGCGGCAACTGGTCCGAGTGTGCGGGGACGTACCGGATGAGTTGAGGCAGAAGATTCACCGACTTTCACTGGAGCAGAGCCACCAACTGGGGGAAGCACTGCTGGATTTTCATTCCCTCGCTGATCTTGAACACTGGCTACAGGTTTCAGGTCATTGA
- a CDS encoding PSD1 and planctomycete cytochrome C domain-containing protein, whose protein sequence is MKNLLRIAHCSVWLVALSAASAAGAPTPEQLDFFEKRVRPLLVEHCLECHGSKKQEAGLRLDTHAGFLKGTDGGPVFSGNAEGSRLLKVLEYADGDTQMPPKGKLPAEQIADFQQWLSMGAPWPAESVVDAADPKDHWAFKPVKRPAIPHLTSLSGNPHSEAVPVSQVQTPVDAFITQSLAEKDITLAPPASRYEFIRRATLDLWGVPPTFDQVQEFLADQSPDAAERLIDRLLASPYYGQRWGRHWLDVARYADSKGYVFTAEPRYPYSYTYRDYVVEAMNSDLSYDRFVVEQIAADLVVLNEKGEQGIAESQDSRLAALGFLTVGRRYLNNQNDIIDDRIDVVTRGLLGMTVGCARCHDHKFDPIPTADYYSLYGVFASTTEPEELPVIGLPKDQAAYRQFLAELEKRQADVLAYEKESIPKLAEEIRVVAGDSLQQIAKEIPAWNQTPVAFTGANEPRRPVVQRWKDLLNRNVAQPHPALVPWFVLSKVEKPEDFSAAVTQMVESWANDDEAARVNPLVRQAIVAQKPTTLLELARLYGNLFDDLRSQWTELQKATPEATGLADPNAEQVRQLLYGEKSPANLTLDEARPAFSRDIVDQITNLKRNVDALKVTSPGAPPRAMIVRDGALNDPVIFVRGNPGRRGKPVPRQFLEVVSMPERKPFARGSGRLDLAEAIVDTQNPLTARVITNRVWQHHFGTGIVATPSDFGTRGLPPSHPELLDWLSAELSGLDHPDSPMNWSLKKLHRLIMASSVFQQSAAENPVARGVDPENRLLWRMPRQRLDFESFRDSLLAVSGKLDDRIGGQPFDGVMNPATTRRTLYTLINRNDLPGIFRAFDFADTDASASDRPQTTVPQQSLFAMNSPFMQEQSRRLAADCVAMASNDPERLEHLYQRVFGRQPTVDERSVALQFLGTAETSDSEKLSPWDRLAQVLLMTNEFMFVD, encoded by the coding sequence ATGAAAAATCTCCTTCGAATCGCCCACTGTTCGGTGTGGCTCGTTGCCCTTTCCGCTGCGAGTGCGGCAGGGGCCCCCACGCCCGAGCAATTGGATTTCTTTGAAAAGCGGGTTCGCCCACTTCTCGTCGAGCATTGCCTCGAATGCCATGGTTCTAAAAAGCAGGAAGCGGGGCTGCGGCTCGATACTCACGCGGGGTTCTTGAAAGGTACCGACGGCGGCCCCGTTTTTTCGGGGAACGCCGAAGGAAGTCGCTTGCTGAAGGTACTCGAGTATGCCGATGGCGATACGCAGATGCCTCCCAAAGGAAAACTGCCCGCCGAGCAAATTGCGGACTTCCAGCAGTGGCTGTCCATGGGAGCGCCGTGGCCCGCCGAGTCGGTGGTCGATGCCGCCGATCCAAAGGATCACTGGGCATTCAAGCCCGTCAAACGTCCCGCGATTCCTCATCTGACTTCGCTTTCCGGGAACCCGCATTCGGAAGCGGTGCCGGTGTCCCAAGTTCAAACCCCGGTAGATGCGTTCATCACCCAATCATTGGCTGAAAAGGACATCACGCTCGCGCCACCGGCGAGCCGTTATGAATTCATCCGCCGTGCGACGCTGGACTTGTGGGGTGTTCCGCCCACATTCGATCAGGTGCAGGAATTCCTGGCGGATCAGTCACCCGACGCGGCCGAACGGTTAATTGATCGTCTGCTGGCTTCGCCGTACTACGGGCAGCGTTGGGGCCGACACTGGCTCGACGTGGCTCGTTATGCCGACTCCAAGGGTTATGTTTTCACGGCAGAGCCCCGCTATCCCTATTCGTACACTTACCGCGACTACGTAGTCGAAGCGATGAATTCGGACCTTTCTTACGACAGGTTCGTGGTTGAGCAGATTGCGGCTGACCTGGTTGTCCTTAACGAGAAGGGCGAGCAGGGAATCGCTGAGTCGCAAGATTCGCGTCTGGCGGCACTCGGGTTTCTGACCGTCGGCCGGCGGTATCTGAACAACCAGAACGACATTATCGACGATCGCATCGACGTTGTGACGCGAGGCCTGTTGGGGATGACCGTCGGCTGTGCGCGATGTCATGATCACAAGTTCGACCCGATCCCGACTGCGGACTATTACTCGCTGTACGGAGTTTTTGCTTCGACCACGGAACCCGAGGAGTTGCCTGTCATCGGTCTGCCAAAAGATCAGGCCGCCTATCGCCAGTTCCTTGCCGAATTGGAAAAGCGGCAAGCCGACGTGCTGGCCTATGAGAAAGAGAGCATTCCAAAACTGGCCGAAGAGATTCGTGTCGTTGCAGGTGATTCATTGCAGCAGATCGCCAAGGAGATCCCAGCCTGGAATCAGACTCCTGTCGCGTTCACGGGCGCTAACGAACCACGTCGACCCGTCGTGCAGCGCTGGAAAGACTTGCTCAATCGCAATGTCGCACAGCCACATCCGGCCCTGGTTCCCTGGTTTGTCCTTTCAAAAGTGGAGAAGCCCGAAGACTTTTCCGCTGCGGTAACGCAGATGGTGGAGTCATGGGCCAACGATGACGAAGCCGCACGGGTTAATCCTCTCGTCCGGCAAGCAATCGTCGCTCAGAAGCCAACGACGCTTTTGGAGCTTGCTCGTCTTTACGGCAACCTGTTTGATGATCTTCGCTCTCAGTGGACGGAATTGCAAAAAGCGACCCCCGAGGCCACTGGACTTGCCGACCCCAATGCGGAGCAAGTTCGACAGCTGCTGTATGGCGAGAAGTCTCCAGCAAATCTGACTCTCGACGAAGCCCGTCCCGCGTTCAGTCGCGATATTGTCGATCAGATCACGAATCTGAAGAGAAATGTTGATGCACTGAAGGTGACGTCGCCAGGGGCTCCCCCTCGCGCGATGATTGTCCGTGATGGGGCCTTGAATGATCCCGTGATTTTTGTGCGCGGTAACCCGGGACGGCGCGGCAAGCCGGTTCCACGGCAGTTCCTCGAGGTTGTTTCGATGCCCGAGCGCAAACCATTTGCGCGAGGCAGCGGCCGCCTGGATCTGGCGGAAGCGATTGTTGATACACAAAACCCCCTGACAGCACGAGTCATTACGAACCGTGTCTGGCAGCACCACTTCGGGACGGGGATCGTCGCGACTCCGAGCGATTTCGGAACTCGCGGCCTCCCTCCTTCACATCCTGAATTGCTCGACTGGTTGTCAGCGGAACTCAGCGGTCTCGACCATCCCGATTCGCCCATGAACTGGTCGCTGAAGAAGTTGCACCGGCTGATTATGGCCTCGTCCGTCTTTCAGCAGTCCGCTGCGGAAAACCCGGTTGCACGTGGGGTCGATCCCGAGAACCGTTTGCTGTGGCGAATGCCGCGACAGCGACTGGACTTCGAATCCTTCCGCGATTCCCTGCTGGCGGTCTCTGGGAAACTTGATGATCGCATCGGGGGACAACCATTTGATGGTGTGATGAATCCAGCCACGACGCGACGGACGCTCTACACCCTGATTAATCGCAATGATTTGCCGGGGATTTTCCGAGCGTTCGACTTTGCGGACACTGATGCATCGGCATCTGATCGTCCTCAGACGACAGTGCCGCAACAGTCTTTGTTCGCGATGAATTCTCCATTCATGCAGGAGCAATCAAGGCGACTGGCGGCCGATTGTGTAGCGATGGCCAGCAATGATCCCGAGCGTCTTGAGCATCTGTATCAACGCGTTTTCGGACGTCAGCCAACAGTGGACGAACGGAGTGTCGCGCTGCAGTTCCTGGGCACGGCGGAAACGTCGGACAGCGAGAAACTTTCACCCTGGGACAGGCTGGCTCAGGTCCTGCTCATGACCAATGAGTTCATGTTCGTCGACTGA